One window of Pieris napi chromosome 14, ilPieNapi1.2, whole genome shotgun sequence genomic DNA carries:
- the LOC125056152 gene encoding GATA zinc finger domain-containing protein 14-like isoform X1, with the protein MVFAKVLITVSIITILSRNVSGVDKYTDENRPYEFGFTIDGEQHRHEKKDENGIIMGEFGFITADGVYHVTVYATDENGGFRILSMKNIRVKPYPGTASQNSRTGHSLDLTSTPKTPSRPVETNAAPYKDTPLLRTSLTSSIESNNQPNIEESKIENSPKPSLQIVKQPAAPIQACSHCSLPTTTTVAPRIDPQTINQQNPYNSQVNQEGKINNSPVEKKYNMFTNQGTQNYQPQSAQEPQTKLLNSYQGSSQATPEVSNQGLNRRLELPQQPLTPPNNPGQQNYNNNQGTSYENAQNDNRSQQNIGSNNNYDNTDQVSNDPSINLLRSGFNNQNPEISIPNREIDLPLGNSYEGNPQIPQNYAPSQSVSNSPSQSSERSPKSYEPSIGVPQNTVGVPKSTVGGVNLNEYDTTNLEPPKSPKLLSAQMQIVDKNTDIYHKNPGEKDGLPEGVTKDYMMGVLYVFNYTVGFHGHYEKGFADGSKEGYYYVTGRNGVRTRVDYEADEKGFRPKITEEVLDLISDEVPKPETEKEPQYGLKSYEFKWLYFPVGSKQR; encoded by the exons ATGGTGTTCGCTAAAGTGCTTATTACTGTAtccataataacaatattgtcAAGAAATGTAAGTGGAGTCGATAAATATACTGATGAAAACAGACCCTACGAGTTTGGTTTCACCATAGATGGTGAACAGCATCGGCATGAGAAAAAAG ATGAAAACGGGATAATAATGGGAGAGTTTGGATTCATCACGGCAGATGGAGTATACCACGTGACAGTCTATGCAACCGACGAAAATGGCGGCTTCAGAATATTGTCTATGAAAAATATACGCGTTAAGCCAT ATCCTGGAACTGCTTCTCAAAATTCACGGACTGGTCATTCGTTGGATCTAACAAGCACTCCAAAAACTCCATCACGTCCAGTTGAAACAaatgcagctccttacaaagaTACGCCGCTATTAAGAACGTCGCTTACTTCATCAATTGAAAGCAATAACCAACCAAACATTGAAGAATCAAAAATCGAAAACAGTCCAAAGCCATCATTGCAAATAGTAAAACAGCCAGCTGCACCTATACAGGCCTGCTCTCATTGTAGTTTACCTACAACTACTACAGTTGCACCAAGAATTGATCCACAAACTATTAATCAACAAAATCCATATAACTCTCAAGTTAATCAAGAAGGGAAAATAAACAACAGTCCAGttgaaaagaaatataatatgtttacgAATCAAGGCACGCAAAACTACCAACCACAATCAGCTCAAGAACCGCAGACAAAACTCCTAAATAGCTACCAAGGAAGCTCTCAAGCGACACCTGAAGTTTCAAATCAAGGTCTAAATAGAAGATTAGAATTACCACAACAACCACTAACTCCCCCAAATAACCCAGGTCAacaaaactacaataataatCAAGGAACATCCTACGAAAATGCACAAAATGATAACAGGTCGCAACAAAATATTGGATCAAATAACAATTATGATAATACAGACCAAGTTTCAAATGATCCATCAATTAATCTCCTTCGATCTGgatttaataatcaaaatccGGAAATAAGTATTCCAAATAGAGAAATTGACCTTCCTCTTGGTAATTCATATGAGGGTAATCCACAAATACCACAGAATTACGCACCAAGTCAAAGTGTCTCAAACTCACCAAGTCAATCAAGTGAGCGTAGCCCGAAGAGTTACGAACCAAGTATAGGAGTTCCTCAAAATACTGTAGGAGTACCTAAAAGCACTGTAGGAGGTGTAAATCTAAATGAATACGATACAACAAACTTGGAGCCTCCAAAATCGCCTAAACTACTATCAGCTCAAATGCAAATAGTTGATAAAAACACGGATATTTATCACAAAAATCCTGGTGAGAAAGATGGACTCCCAGAAGGTGTTACAAAAGATTATATGATGGGGGTGTTATACGTTTTCAACTACACGGTTGGTTTCCATGGACACTATGAAAAGGGATTTGCAGACGGTTCAAAGGAAGGATACTATTACGTGACGGGTAGAAACGGAGTCAGAACTCGAGTAGATTACGAAGCTGATGAAAAAGGTTTCCGGCCTAAGATTACTGAAGAGGTGCTTGATTTAATTTCTGATGAAGTACCAAAACCTGAGACGGAGAAAGAACCACAGTACGGGCTTAAAAGCTATGAATTCAAATGGCTTTATTTCCCAGTAGGCTCAAAACAAAGATAA
- the LOC125056152 gene encoding GATA zinc finger domain-containing protein 14-like isoform X2: MVNSIGMRKKDENGIIMGEFGFITADGVYHVTVYATDENGGFRILSMKNIRVKPYPGTASQNSRTGHSLDLTSTPKTPSRPVETNAAPYKDTPLLRTSLTSSIESNNQPNIEESKIENSPKPSLQIVKQPAAPIQACSHCSLPTTTTVAPRIDPQTINQQNPYNSQVNQEGKINNSPVEKKYNMFTNQGTQNYQPQSAQEPQTKLLNSYQGSSQATPEVSNQGLNRRLELPQQPLTPPNNPGQQNYNNNQGTSYENAQNDNRSQQNIGSNNNYDNTDQVSNDPSINLLRSGFNNQNPEISIPNREIDLPLGNSYEGNPQIPQNYAPSQSVSNSPSQSSERSPKSYEPSIGVPQNTVGVPKSTVGGVNLNEYDTTNLEPPKSPKLLSAQMQIVDKNTDIYHKNPGEKDGLPEGVTKDYMMGVLYVFNYTVGFHGHYEKGFADGSKEGYYYVTGRNGVRTRVDYEADEKGFRPKITEEVLDLISDEVPKPETEKEPQYGLKSYEFKWLYFPVGSKQR, translated from the exons ATGGTGAACAGCATCGGCATGAGAAAAAA AGATGAAAACGGGATAATAATGGGAGAGTTTGGATTCATCACGGCAGATGGAGTATACCACGTGACAGTCTATGCAACCGACGAAAATGGCGGCTTCAGAATATTGTCTATGAAAAATATACGCGTTAAGCCAT ATCCTGGAACTGCTTCTCAAAATTCACGGACTGGTCATTCGTTGGATCTAACAAGCACTCCAAAAACTCCATCACGTCCAGTTGAAACAaatgcagctccttacaaagaTACGCCGCTATTAAGAACGTCGCTTACTTCATCAATTGAAAGCAATAACCAACCAAACATTGAAGAATCAAAAATCGAAAACAGTCCAAAGCCATCATTGCAAATAGTAAAACAGCCAGCTGCACCTATACAGGCCTGCTCTCATTGTAGTTTACCTACAACTACTACAGTTGCACCAAGAATTGATCCACAAACTATTAATCAACAAAATCCATATAACTCTCAAGTTAATCAAGAAGGGAAAATAAACAACAGTCCAGttgaaaagaaatataatatgtttacgAATCAAGGCACGCAAAACTACCAACCACAATCAGCTCAAGAACCGCAGACAAAACTCCTAAATAGCTACCAAGGAAGCTCTCAAGCGACACCTGAAGTTTCAAATCAAGGTCTAAATAGAAGATTAGAATTACCACAACAACCACTAACTCCCCCAAATAACCCAGGTCAacaaaactacaataataatCAAGGAACATCCTACGAAAATGCACAAAATGATAACAGGTCGCAACAAAATATTGGATCAAATAACAATTATGATAATACAGACCAAGTTTCAAATGATCCATCAATTAATCTCCTTCGATCTGgatttaataatcaaaatccGGAAATAAGTATTCCAAATAGAGAAATTGACCTTCCTCTTGGTAATTCATATGAGGGTAATCCACAAATACCACAGAATTACGCACCAAGTCAAAGTGTCTCAAACTCACCAAGTCAATCAAGTGAGCGTAGCCCGAAGAGTTACGAACCAAGTATAGGAGTTCCTCAAAATACTGTAGGAGTACCTAAAAGCACTGTAGGAGGTGTAAATCTAAATGAATACGATACAACAAACTTGGAGCCTCCAAAATCGCCTAAACTACTATCAGCTCAAATGCAAATAGTTGATAAAAACACGGATATTTATCACAAAAATCCTGGTGAGAAAGATGGACTCCCAGAAGGTGTTACAAAAGATTATATGATGGGGGTGTTATACGTTTTCAACTACACGGTTGGTTTCCATGGACACTATGAAAAGGGATTTGCAGACGGTTCAAAGGAAGGATACTATTACGTGACGGGTAGAAACGGAGTCAGAACTCGAGTAGATTACGAAGCTGATGAAAAAGGTTTCCGGCCTAAGATTACTGAAGAGGTGCTTGATTTAATTTCTGATGAAGTACCAAAACCTGAGACGGAGAAAGAACCACAGTACGGGCTTAAAAGCTATGAATTCAAATGGCTTTATTTCCCAGTAGGCTCAAAACAAAGATAA